A stretch of DNA from Rhizobium sp. EC-SD404:
CGAGCGCGCCTTTTCGTTCCACAACGGCGTGTTCTTCGGCCCGCTTTTCAACGGCGCCTATCCGGATGATTTCATGGCGGCGCTCGGCGAGAGGATGCCGACGATCGAGCCGGGCGACATGGACGCCATCTCCGTGCCGCTCGATTTCTGGGGCCTGAACTACTACACGCCGATGCGCGTAAAGCACGATGCATCGAAGGGCGCGGAGTTCCCGGCCGCCCTGCCGGTCGTGCCGGAGAATTGCGTGAAGACCGATATCGGCTGGGAGGTCGAGCCGTCTGCGCTCGCCTACATCATCCGCGAGCTCAACCAGCGTTACGACCTCCCCGATCTCTACATCACCGAGAACGGTGCCTGCTATAACATGGGTGTGGAGAACGGCACCGTCGATGATCAGCCGCGCCTCGACTACATCGAGCGCCATCTGTCCGTTCTCGCCGATCTCATCGACGAAGGTTTTTCAATCAGAGGCTATTTCGCCTGGAGCCTGATGGACAATTTCGAGTGGGCGGAAGGCTACCGCATGCGCTTCGGCATCGTTCACGTGGACTACGAGACGCAGGTGCGCACCGTGAAGTCATCGGGCCGCTGGTATGCCGAACTCGCCACAGCCCATAGCGGGCGCAACTGAGCAAGCGCTAGCCGCCTAGCTCACTCTCCGAGATGCCGCTCGCCGCGCTTCTTGGCGAGTGCGATCTGGCGTTCCCGTTCGCGAAACCGCGCGCGGTCTTCCTCGCTACGCACATCGAAGCATTGCGGGCAGGAAACGCCGGCTTCATAGGTCGGCGCTGCCAGATCTTCCGGCGAGAGCGGATGCCGGCAGGCGCGGCAGAGCTGCAGGTCGCCCTCGTCGAGCCCATGGCCAACTGAAACGCGTTCGTCGAACACGAAGCACTGGCCTTCCCAATGGCTTTCCGTTTCCGGCACGTCCTCGAGATATTTCAAGATGCCGCCCTTGAGATGGTAGACCTCGTCGAAGCCTTCCTTCTTCATGAAGGCCGAGGCCTTTTCGCAGCGGATGCCGCCGGTGCAGAACATGGCGATCTTGGTCTTGTCCTTCAGTTCCGGATGGGCGCGCACCCATTCCGGAAACTCGCGAAATGACTTGGTCTTCGGGTCGATCGCTTCCCGGAACGTACCGATGGCGACCTCGTAATCGTTGCGCGTGTCGATCACGATCGTATCGGGATCCGAGATGAGAGCGTTCCAAGCGGCCGGATCGACATAGGTCCCGGCATCGCGCTGCGGATCGATGTCCGTCACTCCCATGGTGACGATCTCTTTCTTGAGCCGTACCTTGAGCCGCAGAAAGGGCTGGGCGCTCGCCCGGCTTTCCTTGTGAATCAGGCCGGAAAACTCGGACTGCGCTCTGAGATGGGCAAGCACCGCGCCGATCCCGGCATCACTGCCGGCAATCGTGCCGTTGATGCCCTCATGCGCCAAAAGCAGCGTCCCGCGAATACCGTTTTCGCGGCAGATAGCTTCCAGCGGCTCGCGAAAGCTTTCGAAGCGGGGAAAATTTGCGAAGTGATAGAGCGCTGCGACGAGAAAGGGCTTTGCGGCTTCCTCGGCAGAAGCGGTCGGATTTTCAGGGCGTTTGGTGCTCATGGCGGCCAGATAGCGCTTCACTCGCAGTTTCGCAATTCTTCCTGCGCTGTCGGAAGTCTTGCGCTCCATGCTCGCCACGGAGAAAGGCCGCACCATTGTCGGTTCGCTCAACGGCAATGGAGGAATGGCATGCTCGAACGGACCGAACTGGATGCGGTGGCGCGCGAGGCGGCCCGGTTGCGCGTGGAGACGGCAGCGCTGATGGCGGTCATCGAGGTCGAAAGCGGCGGCAGGGCCCATGCGATCGTCGCCGGCCGCGCCGAACCGCTCATCCGGTTCGAAGGCCATTATTTCGATCGGCTCGTGAGCCCCGACCAGCGGGCAGAGGCGAGGGCGCAGGGGCTTGCATCGCCACGTGCCGGCGCGATCGCGAACCCATCGTCACAGGCCGCCCGGTGGGCGCTGCTGAACCGTGCCGCGCAGATCGATCGGGATGCCGCCTATGCCTCCACATCCTGGGGTCTCGGGCAGGTGATGGGCGAGCACTGGCGCTGGCTCGGCTATGAAAGCGTCGAGGCGCTCGTCGCGGAAGCACGCGTGGGTTTTGCCGGGCAACTGCGGCTGATGATCCTCTTTATTGAGAAAGCCGGACTGGTGGACGCCGTGCGGCGGCGCGACTGGACCGCGTTTGCGCGCGGCTATAATGGCCCGGCCTATGCGCGTCACGGCTATCACACCCGGCTGGCAGCAGCGTACCGCCGCCATGCCGCAAGCGAAGAGCCAGGTGACGTCCCTCGTCTGCTGAAGATTGGCATGTCGGGACCGGACGTCGTCGCGCTTCAGGGGCGCCTGCGGGCTTTCGCAACTGCAGGCAATGGTGCGGTGATATCGGTCGATGGCCTATTCGGCCCGCAGACGCTGGCGGCCCTGAAGCACTATCAGCACAATGCCGGGCTCGTGCCCGACGGCATCGCCGGGCCGCGGACGATGGCAGCACTGGAAGCAGAACCGGATGGCGACGCAGGCGCCGGGCGTCTCGCGTCCGCCGGACTGATCACTGCCGTGATTTCGCAGCTGAAGACGATACTCAATCGATTGAACCTGCTCCATTGAGGCGATCAATGGACATCCGCGCATGAAGTCGGTAAGCCCAAGGGCATCCCATGCTGCTCAAGGAAAGCGTTGACGCGATGAACGACAAGACCTCCCGTCTTCTGGCAACATTGAAGTTGCAGACCGTCGTACCGGTGCTTGTCATCGATGATGCCCGAACAGCTGTGCCCTTGGCGCGCGCGCTCGTCGCGGGTGGCCTTAAGGCCATCGAGATCACGTTGCGCACGCCGGCCGCGCTCGAGGCGATCCGTCTCGTCGCTCAGGAGGTCGAGGGCGCTGTTGCCGGTGCCGGCACCATCCTCAACGCTCGCAACTACGACGAAGCCGTCGAAGCGGGCTCCCAGTTCATTGTTTCTCCCGGCACGACGCAGGAACTGCTCGATGCCGCGCGCAAATCGTCCGTGCCGCTTTTGCCGGGCGCTGCCACGTCCAGCGAAGTGATGGCGCTGCGCGAAGAGGGCTATGATGTGCTCAAATTCTTCCCGGCCGAACAGGCCGGCGGGGCCGCCTATCTCAAGTCATTGTCCTCGCCGCTGGCGGGAACGTTGTTCTGTCCGACCGGGGGCATTTCGCCGGAAAACGCGCGCACCTATCTCTCGCTGCCGAACGTCGTTTGCGTCGGCGGCTCCTGGGTCGCTCCGAAAGCCATGGTGGAAGCCGGTGATTGGGACGGAATCACCCGTTTGGCGTCCGAAGCGATGCTGCTGGCTCAATAGACGTTTGAATTCGAGCGCCGCGGTTCTTATCTGCCGAGCAACGCATATGCTCCGCAAAAGGTAGACGCCATGCTTGATCCCAAGAAGCTCCTCGAACAGTTCCTCGGTTCGTCCCGTGGGGGCTCGTCCTCCGGGTCCGATATCCTCGGCAAGCTCGGTGGGCTCACAGGTCAGGGTGGCGCTCTTGGCAAGCTTGGCGGTTTGGCAGGTCAGGGAGGCGGCGGTCTTTCGGGCAGGGCGGGTCAGGTGGCCGACATGGCCCGCAACAATCCCATGGCCGCAAGCGCCGTCATGGCGGCGCTGCTCGGCACCAAGACCGGACGTCAGCTTGGCGGCTCGGCCTTGAAGGTGGGCGGCATGGCTGCCATCGCCGGCCTCGGCTATCTCGCCTACCGCAACTATCAGTCTGGCAAGGCGCCCACCACCGTCGCCGGCCAGCCGCAGCAGGAAGTGTTGCCGCCGCCGGCCGGCAGCGGTTTCGACATGGATCCTCAGCAGACCAGCGATGATTTCGCCCTTGCCATGGTGCGGGCGATGATCGCCGCGGCCAAGGCCGATGGCCATATCGATGCCACCGAACGCGCCGCGATCGTCGGAAAGTTGTCCGAAGACGGACTCGACGCTGAGGAACTTGCTTTCCTGCAGAAGGAACTGGACGGCCCCGTCGATGTCGATGCGATTGTCGCGGCAGCAAAGACCGAAGAGCAGAAGGTGGAAATCTACACCGCCTCGCGCCTCGCCATCGATCCGGATACGCGCGCCGAGCGCGGCTATCTCGACCTGCTGGCCGGCCGACTTGCGCTGCCCGACGCTCTGGTCGATCACATCGAAGCGACGGTCTCGGGCGTCAAGACAGCCTAAGGCACTTCACGTCGTCCGCGTTGCGCCTGGTTCAGGCATGACGCGGGCGATGATGCTTTCCAGCGCCGCGTGGCGTTCGGTTTCCGATAGCCCGTCGAGCATGATCCGGCCGGAGATCATCAGATCCGACAGCCCGTGGACCATCGCCCAGGCGGCGATCACGTCCACGTCGTTGGGCTGCGGCGGTGTATTCTCATCGCCGCGCACCGCAGCCACGTCGTCCGCAAGCTGCATGTAGGCCGCCTGCGCGCGCTGGGCGAGATGCACATTGGCGTCGTCACGCCGCTCGGATGAGAACATCAGCCGAAAGAGTGCCTGGTTTTCCCAGGCAAATGTCAGATAGCCGATCCCGGCGGCCAGCAAATTGGCACGCGCGTCGACTGGCCGCGCCGCTGTCTTCACCCGCGTCTGCGTCTCGATGAACCGCTCGAAGCCCTGTGCTGCGAGTGCCGTCAGCAATCCGGCCGCATCGCCGAAATGGTGAGCCGGTGCCGCATGGGAAACGCCTGCGCGCTTG
This window harbors:
- a CDS encoding rhodanese-related sulfurtransferase; this translates as MSTKRPENPTASAEEAAKPFLVAALYHFANFPRFESFREPLEAICRENGIRGTLLLAHEGINGTIAGSDAGIGAVLAHLRAQSEFSGLIHKESRASAQPFLRLKVRLKKEIVTMGVTDIDPQRDAGTYVDPAAWNALISDPDTIVIDTRNDYEVAIGTFREAIDPKTKSFREFPEWVRAHPELKDKTKIAMFCTGGIRCEKASAFMKKEGFDEVYHLKGGILKYLEDVPETESHWEGQCFVFDERVSVGHGLDEGDLQLCRACRHPLSPEDLAAPTYEAGVSCPQCFDVRSEEDRARFRERERQIALAKKRGERHLGE
- a CDS encoding N-acetylmuramidase domain-containing protein, with protein sequence MLERTELDAVAREAARLRVETAALMAVIEVESGGRAHAIVAGRAEPLIRFEGHYFDRLVSPDQRAEARAQGLASPRAGAIANPSSQAARWALLNRAAQIDRDAAYASTSWGLGQVMGEHWRWLGYESVEALVAEARVGFAGQLRLMILFIEKAGLVDAVRRRDWTAFARGYNGPAYARHGYHTRLAAAYRRHAASEEPGDVPRLLKIGMSGPDVVALQGRLRAFATAGNGAVISVDGLFGPQTLAALKHYQHNAGLVPDGIAGPRTMAALEAEPDGDAGAGRLASAGLITAVISQLKTILNRLNLLH
- a CDS encoding 2-dehydro-3-deoxy-phosphogluconate aldolase produces the protein MNDKTSRLLATLKLQTVVPVLVIDDARTAVPLARALVAGGLKAIEITLRTPAALEAIRLVAQEVEGAVAGAGTILNARNYDEAVEAGSQFIVSPGTTQELLDAARKSSVPLLPGAATSSEVMALREEGYDVLKFFPAEQAGGAAYLKSLSSPLAGTLFCPTGGISPENARTYLSLPNVVCVGGSWVAPKAMVEAGDWDGITRLASEAMLLAQ
- a CDS encoding tellurite resistance TerB family protein translates to MLDPKKLLEQFLGSSRGGSSSGSDILGKLGGLTGQGGALGKLGGLAGQGGGGLSGRAGQVADMARNNPMAASAVMAALLGTKTGRQLGGSALKVGGMAAIAGLGYLAYRNYQSGKAPTTVAGQPQQEVLPPPAGSGFDMDPQQTSDDFALAMVRAMIAAAKADGHIDATERAAIVGKLSEDGLDAEELAFLQKELDGPVDVDAIVAAAKTEEQKVEIYTASRLAIDPDTRAERGYLDLLAGRLALPDALVDHIEATVSGVKTA
- a CDS encoding TetR-like C-terminal domain-containing protein, translating into MRRIVVSEKTTPAKPYHHGDLRAALLEAAELELAEKGIEGFTLRGCAKRAGVSHAAPAHHFGDAAGLLTALAAQGFERFIETQTRVKTAARPVDARANLLAAGIGYLTFAWENQALFRLMFSSERRDDANVHLAQRAQAAYMQLADDVAAVRGDENTPPQPNDVDVIAAWAMVHGLSDLMISGRIMLDGLSETERHAALESIIARVMPEPGATRTT